The segment TCGGCGCCGCCCTCTTGGGACAGGCTCGCCACGAAGCGCGCGGTCTCGCGGCGCTCCCAAAAGCCGCCCGGCGGCCAGACGGCGTCTTCGCGAAACGCCGCGTCGCCGGCCGCTTGCGTTCGCGTGATCTCAGCGGCCACCTCGAGCGCGATGCGCCGCGCCGCGGGAAACTCACGCTCAATCTCGCGCGAGAGCTCCGCCGGATCGGTGGGGAGATCCATCCGCAGCTCGGGCGTCAAGACTTGCACGCTGGGCAAAGCGCGCGCGCGCCGTTGAAACGTCTGACTCTGGGCGATCTCCGACAGGATCCGCGAGAGCACCGGCGAGCCGCCGGCGAGCAAGGAAAACGGTCGCCGCCCCAGCGAGAGCCCGTCGTAGCCGTAGCGCCAGGGCCGGTGACCGTTCCCCACCACGACGACGCGCCACGAGCGGCGCGCCAAGAGCGCCGCCGCCGCAAGGGCCGCGACCCCTCCTCCCAACACGGCGACGTCGTAGTGCTTCGACATAGGTCAGGTCGGCGGTCAGCTCGGCGCTCAGGTCGCCGATGAGGTCGCCGCTGAGGTCGGCGAGGGCGAGCCGGGGCGACGCGGCGCGACCGACCCCTCGGGCGACGCGTGCGCTTGCGGCGGAATCGCCGCGCGGCTGCCGTCGCGCAGGCTCGTGTAGTGCGGCGAGCAGATCTCCACGCCCTCGGCGAAGAACGAGTCTTGGATCGCCTGGCAGAGGCGCGCCTCCACGAGGTGAAGCTCGCGGCTGTTCTTCGAGAACGCGCAGATCTCGTAGGTCACGTAAAAGTCGCCGAGGGCGCGCTGCAGCACGTAGGGCGCCGGCGTGGTCTCGATGCCGTCTGTCGACCGAGCAGCGCGAAGCAAGAGCTCGTGGACCTTTCGCCAAGGCGTCTCGTAGCCGATGGTGATCCGCGTCGAGATCTGCACGCCGGCCTCGCGGGCGTAGCGCGAGAAGTTCGTGACCGCGCTCTGCTGGACGATGGAGTTGGGGATCACGATCTCCTCGTCCTTGATGGTCCGTAGGCGCGTCGTAAAGGCTCCGAGGGCGACCACGTCGCCGACGGTCTCGCCGATTTTGATGCGATCGCCTGGACGAAAGACCCGCGCGTACATGAGCACCAGCCCAGCGAGCAGGTTGCCCGCGGCGCTGCCGGACCCGAGCGACACGAGAACGCCCACGGCGAGGCCGATGCCCTGGAAGGCCCGCGAGTGGCTGCCGGGCAGGTACGGCGCGCCCATCACGAGAGCCAAGAGCCAGATCGCGATGGTCACGAGCCGACGCGTCGGCTCCACGGCGTCGGCGTCGAGCCAGGAGAGCTCGATGTCGCCCTCCGTCACGGCGTCGGCGAAGACGTGGGTCATGCGCGTCGCGAAGCGCGCGACGGCGACGATGACGACGAGCATCATCAGATGCGGAATGAAGTCGACGGCCGCCGTGCCGACGGTCTCAAAGGCCGACACGAGCGGTGCGACGACCAGTCCGAAGAGACGACGCGAGGGGTCGAGGATGATCGTGACGCTGGCGAGCCACAGGTAAACGACGCCCAGCGAGACGGCGACGCGGACGACGCCGAGGAGGGTGCGCACGGCGCGGTACAGAATATCGGCGGAGCGCTCCACGAGGCCGCCGCCGCGGCGGTGGAGGGCGCGCTGAAAGAAGCTCGCGAGCCGATCGCGGGCGCGGCCGAGGCGGCGGAGCGCGTAGCCGAGCAGCGCCGTCAGCACCACGACGCCGACGATGCGCGCGGCCCAGATCGCGAGGACCGTCGGGTTCTGCGCGAGGCTCTCCCAGAGCGCGCGCGGGTTCATCGCTCGGAGGTCCCGCTGCTGTTGGCGCGGGCGCTCGCGCCCGGGTTCGATGGCGGGCGAACGAACACGACGGGGCGCGGGCTTCGCGCTTCAACGTAGACGCGATCGTCGGCGAGCCACTGGAGGACCTCCGGCAAGAGGGCGTGCTCCTCGCGCAAGATGCGCTCCTTGAGCGTCGCCTCGGTGTCGTCGGGCGCCACGAAGACCGCGCGCTGGGCGATGATGGGCCCCGTGTCCATGCCGTCGTCGACGAAGTGCACCGTGCAACCGGCCACGCGAACGCCGTATTCGAGCGCCTGGCGCTGCGCGTGAACGCCAGGAAAGGCCGGCAAGAGCGACGGATGGATGTTCACGACGCGGCGCGGAAACGCGTCGAGCAAGACCCGCGTCACGACCCGCATGAAGCCCGCGAGGACGACGCAATCGACGCCGTGCTCCTTCAAGGTTCGCACGAGCTCGGCGTCGAACTCCTCGCGGTTCGCGAAGGCTCGATGATCGACGACGGCCGTCGGGACGTTCGCTCGCTCGGCGCGCTCGAGGCCGTAGGCCGTCGCCACGTTCGACACGACCACGGCGACCTTCGCCGAGAGGCGACCCGTCGCCGTCGCGTCGAGGATCGCCGCGAGGTTCGTGCCGCTCCCGGAGACGAGGACGCCGAGCTTCAAAAGATCACCCTCGCCTCGAACTCGGTGTCGGCCTCGACCGAGCAGATCTCGCCGAGCACGAAGGGAGCCTCGCCCTGTTCGCGAAGGAGCTGCGTGGCGCGGGCGGCGTCGCCCATGGGCACCACGACCACGTACCCGACGCCCAGGTTGAAGGTGCGGCGGAGCTCCTCTTCGGCGACGGGGCCGCGGCGCGCGATGAGGTCGATGATGGGAGGGCGCTTCCACGACGAGGTGAGCTTGAGCCCCAGGCCGTGCGGCAGGACGCGCGGCACGTTGCCGGGCAGGCCGCCGCCGGTGATGTGCGCCATGGCGCGAACGTCGACGTCGCTCGCCTCGGCCACGAGGGGAAGAATGCACTTCGCATAGAGCTTCGTGGGCGTGAGGAGCGCCTCGGCCACGGTCTTGCCCAAGAGCTCGTCGGGCTTGTCGGTGAGGGCGAGACCCGCGGCGTCGACGGCGCGCCGTGCGAGCGAGTAGCCGTTGGAGTGAAGGCCGCTCGACGGGAGCGCGAGGGCCACGTCGCCCGGCGAGACACGCTTGCCATCGACGATGCGTGCCTTCTCGACGACGCCGACCACGAAGCCGGCGAGATCGTATTCACCGTCGGCGTACATGCCCGGCAGCTCCGCCGTCTCTCCGCCCAAGAGCGCGCAGCCCGACGCGAGGCACGCGTCAGCAATGCCTCGAATCACGCTCTCGGCGACCCCAACGTCGAGCTTTCCGGTGCCGAAGTAGTCCAAGAAGAAGAGCGGCCGCGCGCCGCACGTGAGCACATCGTTGACGCACATGCCGACGAGGTCGAAGCCGATGGTGTCGTGCACGCCTGTCTGGAAGGCGATCTTCAGCTTCGTGCCGACGCCGTCGGTGCCGCTCACGAGGATGGGCTCTTTGAGGCCGGCCGGCAGGCCGCAGAGGCCGGCAAATCCCCCGACGTCGCCCAGCACCTCGGGGATACGGGTCTTCTTGGCGAGAGGCCCGATGCGATCAACGAGCCGATCGCCAGCGTCGATGTCTACGCCCGCGTCTTTGTAGGTGAGGGCCATGGGCGAGCGACGCTAGCGCAAGTTGACGAGGGCTACTACGGCTCCACGACCTTCTGGAGCTTCACGCCGACCGGGACGGCGCGGACCTCGCGTGTGCCGTCGCCGGCCTGGCCCTGGTCGTTCTTTCCCCAACAGCGAATGCGCTTGTCGGAGGCGCGCACGCAGGTGAACCCCTCGCCGAGCTTCACGTCGGCGAGCGCAAAGGGCTGCTCCGGCACCGCCGTGATGCCTTGGCCGGCGAAGCCGGCGACGCGGTGAGGCGTCGTGCGATCGTCGCTGGTGCCGTCGGCCATCTGGCTGTGGTTGTTCTGGCCCCAGCAGCGCACCGAGGCGTCGACGCCGAAGGAGCAGCTATGGCTGTCGCCCGCGGCGACGCCCTTTTGCTCCGATAGGTTGGCGACGGGCGTCGCGATCGGGTGGCGGACCTTCGTGCCATCGCCGAGCTGGCCGTGGTCGTTTTTTCCCCAACAGCGAACGGCACCGTCGCTGACGAGGGCGCAACTGTGCGCGCCCCCCGCGGCCACGCGCTTGGCGCCCTGCACCTGCGCGACGCTGACGGGACTCGCGCTGTCTTTCGTGGTGCCGTCGCCGAGCTGGCCCTCGTGGTTTCGACCCCAGCAGCGCACCGACGTGTCTGTCAGCACGGCGCACGTGTGCTCCTTGCCGGCCGAGAGCCAGACCACGCCCCAAAGGCCGCTGACCTCGACGACGCCCGGCAATCGATTGGTGTGACCGGCGCCGAGCTGACCGCGATCGTTGTTGCCGAAGCAACGCACGGTGCCTTGCTCGAGGCGCACGCAGCCGTGGCTCTCGCCGAGCGCGATCTGCTCCACGTCTTTGAGGCTGCTGACATCGATGGGCACCGGCTCGTCACCGCGCGAGGTGGCGCGCCGCACGCTCCCCCAACACTCGACGCCGCGCTCCTGCGTGCGGGCGCACGTCATCGTGCCGCCGGCCTCGAGATCCGTGTAACGCTCCGTCGTGCCGCGCAACCGAACCGGCGTCGGGTGCGGCTCACGCGTCGTCTCGCCGAGTTGCCCCATGTCGTTGGCGCCCCAGCAGCGAACGCCCTTGTTGATCATGAGCGCGCAGGCGTGGCGAGCGCCGACGGCCAGAGAGAGCGTCTCGTCGTCGATGATCTTCTTCTTGCGGCAGCCCGTCGCCGCGAGCGCGCACAGAGCGATCGAGCCGCCGACGAACCAGCGCGGAACAAGGCGACCCGTGAAGCGCGAGCGTGAGGCCATAACGTGCGGCAGCATACCGCGAGGCGGCGAGATCGATGCACGAGACCGAGTCAGCGTATGCTGCCGCCCATGAGCCCTGGTGCCCCGAGGCGGAAGAAGGCAGGCGCGCCGCCACGGATCGCCGCCACCGCCACCGTCGAAGAGGGCGCTACGCTCGAGCCCGACACCGTCGTCGGTGTCTTCTGCCACGTCGCCAAAGGGGCCCACGTGGGCGCGGGCTCGCGCATCCAGAGCCACACCGCCGTCTGGGCCGGTGTGACGCTCGAGGCCGACGTGTTCGTCGGGCCGAGCGTCACCTTCACCAACGTGCGTCATCCGCGAGCCGACTTCATGCGCGCCGGCACCGCGCGGAGCGCCTCCGGCTGGGACGAGACGGTCGTCGAGGCGGGCGCCTCGCTCGGGGCAGGCTCGATCCTCGTAGCCCCCGTGCGCGTCGGCGCGCGCGCCATGGTCGGCGCCGGCGCTGTCGTCACGCGCGACGTGCCGTCGCACGCCATCGTCGTGGGCAATCCGGCGCGCGTCGTCGGCTGGGCCTGCACCTGCGGCGAGACCGTCTCGCGCGGCGACACGGCCCAAAGCGTCACCTGCTGGAGCTGCGGCCGAGACTTCCCTTCTTAGCTCGCCTTCGCTCAGTGCCCAGCGCCATGCGCTGCGATGACCGACCGAAGAATGATCTTCGCCACGTGGACGAAGACCAAGATGCCGCAGACGTCGACGAGGCTCGCGATGAACGGTGTGGAGCTGGTGGCCGGGTCGAGCCCGATGCGCTTCAGGCCGATGGGCAGCATCGACCCGACGGTGCAGCCGGTCATGCAGATGCCCACGAGCGTGAGCCCGACGGTCGCGGCGAAGGCCGTCGACATGGTGCCGAAAGCCATCACCTTCATGAAGCCGATGGCGCCAAGGATGAGCCCCAGCACGAGCCCCATGCCCGCCTCGCGAGCGAGAATGCGCCACCAGTGCCCGAGTTGAATCTCGCCCACGGCGAGACCTCGAATGACGAGCGTCGACGATTGCGAGCCCGAGTTGCCGCCCGCGGAGATGAGGAGCGGCACGTAGTAGCTGGCGCCGACGACGGCCTGAAACACCGGGTCGAAGTGACGAAGCGCCGTCTCGGTGAAGAAGCCGCCAAGGAACAGCACGATGAGCCAGACGACGCGCTTTTGAACCAGCGAGACGAACGAGGTCTTGAAATACGAGACCTCGAGGGGCGCGATACCGCCGATCTTCTGGACGTCTTCCGTCTGCTCCGCCGCGAGGACGTCGATGACGTCGTCGATGGTGATGATGCCGAGGAGGACGTTCTTCTCGTCCATCACGGGCATGGCGTTGAGGTCGTACTTCGCCATGCGGCGAGCGACCTCTTCCTGGTCCATGTCGGGCGGCACGCTGATGATGTTCGTGCGCATGACATCGGCGAACTTCTCGTGCGCCTCGGAGCTGATGAGCTGCCGGAGCGACGCGATGCCGAGGAGCCGGTGGTCGCTGCTCGTGGCGTACACGTTGTAGACGGGGGCGTCGCTCTCGAGCATCGCCTCCTTGCGAACGGCGGCGATGGCGTCCTCGACGGTCGCGGTGACGGCTACGGTCACGTACTCCGTCGTCATCAAGTGGGCAGCGCTCGTCTCGGGCCACTTCTCGATGTCGCGGACTTCTTGCGCCGCCTCGTGGTCGACCTCGTCGAGGTGCTCGAGCACTTCGTCGCCGAGGGCCTCGGGCAAGACGCTGAAGAAGTCGGCGCGCTCGTCGGCGGCCATCTCGCTGGCGATTTGCGCGACCGAGGCCGGCGGCATGAGCACGGCGAGCTCGCCCTGCTCGTCGTCATCGAGGCGCTCGAAGATGTCGGCGGCCTCGCGCGACGGCATCCGCTCGAGGAGCTGCGCCGCCTCGTCGGCGTCGAGCTCGGCGACGAGATCGGCGATGTCCTCGGGGTGAATCTCTTCGAGGAGCTCCCGCACCTGCTCCGGATCGTCGCGAAGGATCTCGCGCACGTCGTGGATGAGGAGGGTGCCGAGCCGCATGGGCTACCCTTTTACCGCTTCTCGGACTTGGGCGCGGCCTTGTTCGCGTAGCCCCACTCGCGAAGCAGGCGCGTCATCTCGGCGGCCGCGGCGCCGCTCGCCCCGCGTTCGGGGGCCGACGCGCCGCCCCCCGAAGCGCTGGCCCCACCAGACGCCGGGCCGACGGCCAGCACGAAGACGCCGAGGTCGCGCGCCGGGTCGATCTCCGGCTCGCTCCCGCCCTTCTGAGCGGCAGCACGGGCGCGGTCGACCTGGAGGCCGCGCTCCAGCGAAGCCTCGCGAAGGCCGTAGCTTCCGCCGTAGAAGCGCTCCTTCGGCATCGGGGCGTCATCGAGGAAGACCTGCCACTCGAGCGTCGCGACGGCGCTCTTGGGCACCACGCGCAAGCGCACGCCGGGCACCTCGTCGCTGCCCGCCGTCATGGCAAACTCCACCTTGTTGCCCTCCGTGCGCAGCGCCGTTGGCGGCGCCGCGATGGGCTCGGCGCGAACGCTGCCGCTCGGCACGGTGGCCGTCCCGGAGAAACGACGGCCCCGCCCCCCGCTCGCAAAACGAAGCTCGACGACCCCTTCGCCGTCGTCGGCCGCTGACGGTCCGGCTCCCGGCGGCGACGCGGCCGAGACCTTGGTCGCCTCGTCGGCCGTGACCTCGCGCTTCAAGAACGCCGTGAGACGCGCCGACAGCTCGTTCACGCGCGCCATCTCGCGG is part of the Myxococcales bacterium genome and harbors:
- a CDS encoding mechanosensitive ion channel; this encodes MNPRALWESLAQNPTVLAIWAARIVGVVVLTALLGYALRRLGRARDRLASFFQRALHRRGGGLVERSADILYRAVRTLLGVVRVAVSLGVVYLWLASVTIILDPSRRLFGLVVAPLVSAFETVGTAAVDFIPHLMMLVVIVAVARFATRMTHVFADAVTEGDIELSWLDADAVEPTRRLVTIAIWLLALVMGAPYLPGSHSRAFQGIGLAVGVLVSLGSGSAAGNLLAGLVLMYARVFRPGDRIKIGETVGDVVALGAFTTRLRTIKDEEIVIPNSIVQQSAVTNFSRYAREAGVQISTRITIGYETPWRKVHELLLRAARSTDGIETTPAPYVLQRALGDFYVTYEICAFSKNSRELHLVEARLCQAIQDSFFAEGVEICSPHYTSLRDGSRAAIPPQAHASPEGSVAPRRPGSPSPTSAATSSAT
- a CDS encoding phosphoribosylglycinamide formyltransferase, giving the protein MKLGVLVSGSGTNLAAILDATATGRLSAKVAVVVSNVATAYGLERAERANVPTAVVDHRAFANREEFDAELVRTLKEHGVDCVVLAGFMRVVTRVLLDAFPRRVVNIHPSLLPAFPGVHAQRQALEYGVRVAGCTVHFVDDGMDTGPIIAQRAVFVAPDDTEATLKERILREEHALLPEVLQWLADDRVYVEARSPRPVVFVRPPSNPGASARANSSGTSER
- a CDS encoding phosphoribosylformylglycinamidine cyclo-ligase — its product is MALTYKDAGVDIDAGDRLVDRIGPLAKKTRIPEVLGDVGGFAGLCGLPAGLKEPILVSGTDGVGTKLKIAFQTGVHDTIGFDLVGMCVNDVLTCGARPLFFLDYFGTGKLDVGVAESVIRGIADACLASGCALLGGETAELPGMYADGEYDLAGFVVGVVEKARIVDGKRVSPGDVALALPSSGLHSNGYSLARRAVDAAGLALTDKPDELLGKTVAEALLTPTKLYAKCILPLVAEASDVDVRAMAHITGGGLPGNVPRVLPHGLGLKLTSSWKRPPIIDLIARRGPVAEEELRRTFNLGVGYVVVVPMGDAARATQLLREQGEAPFVLGEICSVEADTEFEARVIF
- a CDS encoding N-acetyltransferase, which produces MSPGAPRRKKAGAPPRIAATATVEEGATLEPDTVVGVFCHVAKGAHVGAGSRIQSHTAVWAGVTLEADVFVGPSVTFTNVRHPRADFMRAGTARSASGWDETVVEAGASLGAGSILVAPVRVGARAMVGAGAVVTRDVPSHAIVVGNPARVVGWACTCGETVSRGDTAQSVTCWSCGRDFPS
- the mgtE gene encoding magnesium transporter is translated as MRLGTLLIHDVREILRDDPEQVRELLEEIHPEDIADLVAELDADEAAQLLERMPSREAADIFERLDDDEQGELAVLMPPASVAQIASEMAADERADFFSVLPEALGDEVLEHLDEVDHEAAQEVRDIEKWPETSAAHLMTTEYVTVAVTATVEDAIAAVRKEAMLESDAPVYNVYATSSDHRLLGIASLRQLISSEAHEKFADVMRTNIISVPPDMDQEEVARRMAKYDLNAMPVMDEKNVLLGIITIDDVIDVLAAEQTEDVQKIGGIAPLEVSYFKTSFVSLVQKRVVWLIVLFLGGFFTETALRHFDPVFQAVVGASYYVPLLISAGGNSGSQSSTLVIRGLAVGEIQLGHWWRILAREAGMGLVLGLILGAIGFMKVMAFGTMSTAFAATVGLTLVGICMTGCTVGSMLPIGLKRIGLDPATSSTPFIASLVDVCGILVFVHVAKIILRSVIAAHGAGH